GACTTCTTCAAGTACTACCTAAAATAAAGTTATAGCTAATGTTAGGTCTTAATAACAACTtacttttaaatgcttatttaatCAAGAGGTTGTTTGTTAAACAGTTACTTAAGGTCTACActgcaacttttaaaataatgtaatccAAGGTATTGTAATGCAGGCAAGGTCGGTATTAACTGTGGTCCAATTAACACGCTttttttgggcctcagtttccttacctgtaaaatgagggtgcTGGTGGTATTACTAGTGAGATTAATCACTTTAATGTTTGTCAGAGATACCTCCAATTGAATATGAATTTGTTTCATGTCAAACTTCTATATCTCTGCAGCAAGTTTCTGACTTATTAAGAGCTTAGGCAGCCTGGGCAATCATTCACATCCAAGCATAAATTAGTTTATGAAAAGGATAAGCTAAGTGGTCCTTTGCCTGATGGTGGTGAACCCTGGATGAGCACCTAATGATGACAGATGTGTGTGCTCTAAGCAGATAGGAGAGTGGGTGCTCTAGTGGTAGGCAGAATATGGAGGCATCTGAAGACACAACacaagacagaaaggaaaactttgaaaatgagaaagagacTGAAaggcaaactctgcctccaaCATTTTGCCTAGAAGTGGCCTCAACTTTTGACAACATTTTTAGCACAAGTATTGCATTTGActtattttcaattttccttctctttctcctaggttcctatacaaataaaaataggatATATAAATTATGGTATCATGGGAGCTGTTCCGATGGGATCGAATTATTggcaaaaagcattaaaaataaagctgaagTTATCTGGAAATTGTCTCTTTAGGAGTTTTAAGCCTGACTGGGTCTGACTCGAAGCACTGACACCCCCCCCCACCACCTGCCAATCCAATGTGGGGCACTGATGCCCCGATTTTGCTGGAAAGAACTCTTAATGACTAAGACAACTGCCTCAAAGAAGGCATGCCACTTCCATGAAATATTTGGAAGCAATGCCAATATCTCATTGTGGAAAATTAATCTTTACTATTTCAAACAGGTGGAGATAGCAGTGGCTCTAAATAGGGTAAGGAGGCAAAGATTCTTTCTGTATAGCCTTCAAGCAGCAACACGGAGCAAGAACCTAACTAAGGATGCAAGGTGCAGCCTGTCAGGCTGCCCATCCTCCTGcctgctttaaaaattttcttctctgttctgCTACActcaatttttgtaatttaaaattttaattttggaaaaattaatacaTGCCCTATGAAACTTTCAAATGGTACAAAATGTTAGAGTGAAAAGAAATCTTCTCATCCTTGACCCTGAGGCCTCCTTCCCAGGAACACTTAATGTCATCAGATGACTGCATATTCTTCCAGATGTATTCTGTGTAGATACATGCATATGTGAAACTCCTCCTCTCAAATGCAAGCTCATAGAGGATCCGGAGTAGTGTCTACTTTGGTCACTGCTTTAtgcccagtgcctagaacaaagCCTGGCACTGATGCTCAATATACATCCCAAAAGTGGAATATAGTCTAGTCCacttttttttgagccagagtcttgctgtattgcccaggttggagtgcagtggcacaatcacagctcaccacagcctcgacttcccaggctcaaaggatcctcccatctcagtcccctgagtagttGAGAACACAGGCGGataccgccacgcctggctaactttttaattttctgtagagattggatctccctacattgcccaggctgctttcagactcctgggctcaagtgatcctcccaccttagcctctcaaagtgctggaattataggcatgaagccaccatgcctggcctccactttatttttaacatattaataaGTATAGctctacttcattctttttactggttACACAGTAATTGATTGTATAcatatactataatttatttaactaatttcCTATTGATGGATAGGCAGGTGGTTTCCAACCTTTTGCTACCCTCCCACCCAAAAATGCCTGCAGTGAATgttcttttacatatatataccttTGTGCACATTCCTGGAAATGGAATTATTGGATAAGAAGGCAGgtgcattttcactttttttttttgagatggagtctcgctctgttgcccaggctggagtgcagtggcgcaatcttggctcactgcaacttctgcctcccgggctcaagcgattctcctgcctcagcctcccaagtagctgggattacaggcacactctaccacacccagctaatttttgtatttttagtggagatggggtttcaccatattggccagactggtctcgaactcctgacctgaagtgatctgcccacctcagcctcccaaagtgctggaattacaggcatgagccaccacacctgggcctgCATTTTCACTTTTGATAACAATTGTTAGAGAAGCTGAATGATTTCCATTCCCAGCAATAATGCTGGTTTTTCCATGCTTTTGCCAAATTGTTTTGTCTTTGCTAATCTGATGAATGAAATATGAtgtctcatttttaatttatcttttattatgaataaaattaagtATTCTCATAGACCTAAAGGccatttgtagttttttgttagTGGGTGCTTATTTATGAATTTGGCCCATTTCTAGGGATATGTCATTTTCATTATTGGTTAGCAAGTCTTCATACATGTTATAaacatttttcccatttatttgctTTACCTAGGTTTTCAGATCTTTCTGCTCTAGGGTTTTTAAAATGGCAAGATATTGAAAGAATAAGATCATTTCTTGCACATTTGAAGGCTTGTCCTGTATTAGGGTAATAATGACTGACAGCTTATTATATCTCAGATGTTCCTTTTACAATGTGCCCGTCCTGTCCTTTTACTCTAAACCCACATGTCCAGTTTCTGAGTTTTATGAATTTAACTTTGGTACTGCTTACCAAAGATCTGCgttataaatattcatgtaataATAACATAtgctgaaaacaaataaaaatgcttaaGGTAGAgcttatagaatatatataatcatCATCAGTGTTGCCACAATGTAGAAGAAAGAACTCTGGCCAGAGATCTGTATTCAAACAATGTCATATTATCCTTATCAGCAAAAAGAGGGGACTGGACTGAACTAGATAGAGCTTAAGGTCATTGGGCTCTACTGTTCTCTTTATTTcatctatcattttttatttcactttttttgtttttaattgtggtaaaatacacataacataaaatttaccatcataaCAATTTTCAAGTGTGTTGTTCAGTAAAGTACGCTGACACTGCcatgcaaccaatctccagaactcttcatctggcaaaactgaaactctatacccattggTCAACAATTCCCCTTTtccctctcacttcagcctctggcaATCACCCTTCTACTTTGTCTCTATTAATTTGACTACtccaggtacctcatataagtggaattatacagtatttgtctttttgtgactggtttatttcatttagcataatgtcctcaaggctgATACATGTTGGTGCATGTCTccgaattttcttcctttttaaggctgaataatattccacttcgtggttttttttttgttgttttttttttttgtagagcagggtcttgctgttgctcaggctggtcctggcctcaagtgatcctaccaccttggcctcccaaagtgttgggattacaggcatgagccactgtgcctggcttccatatatgcatatattaattttgtttatccatttctctATGTATGGACATGTGGCTTGCTTCCATTTCTTGTCTATTGTACATGGCTGCTATGAGCATGGCtgtacaaatatttctttgagacTGTGCTTTCAATTCTTTCAGACCTATATACCCAGAAAtctattaatcattttttaaatataactaaaacaagaaattaaaattaaacatcttACCATAGCCTTCCTTTCCATATGCAAATGAAGGGGGTATAACTACTTTTCGCTTTTCTCCAGGGCACATATCCGTCATAGCAATGTCTAAGCCTTTTATGACTTGCCCAACACCAAGAACAAACCATTTGGGGTGGCCTTCATTTTGTGTCcggctataataaaaaacaacacTTAAGTAAACTGATTTCAAGAAATCAAACTTGAAAATACAGCTGGGCATTTAAACTTGGAGTCCTCGCTAACCATTATTCCCATATAATCACTCTTTCTAAAACCCTTAATGGGGTGTTTGACTCAAACTTCCCTATAATCACCAGAAAGAAGTATGATTTGCCCAAAGCTAATCATTAAGAgccatctcattttttaaaattgttatcttTACAAAAACTATTCAACAGTTAACTTTTTAATGGGTCTCCAGCCCCTAACTAGGTGCATGGCTTGTACAAAGAACTCATTTAACTCCCCTGGGTTTGTTGTAAAAAATGATGGGGCAGGTTTAGCCtcaaaaagtcattttaatagtaatttaaaatggtatattttcttattaaattctaatgatataatttattaaattcttattaaattctaatattaaattataaaattgtataaattcttatttctctattttattctaaATGGATGGAACTGTCTTTCCCAGTCCTATCTTCACAGGGTGAAGAAAAGATTCTCCCTCTGAGTAATAAGCCATCAATTAAATCAGAGTAGGCACCAGGTGGAATGAGGAAGCAGGGCCCACCAGAAGTCACCAGGAAAGTAATTGTTTTTCTTGATAGAAAGTGGCCACAACCTATAAAAATCGTGCTTCTGAAGGCCAGAATTAAATCTCTTTATTCCATGTATTCCTCCGTAAAGACTCAATACTTCTGGCAAGGGAAAAATGTGAACATCCTTATAGGTAGAACCTTGATTTAATTCTGGAGGTCCCAAGGGTAATGGTGGtggttggtgtgtgtgtggatgtatcGTACTTTTGATAATTTATTGAAGCAACATTTTCAAtactttaaatagaaatattgtTTATTAGAGAAACACTGCcatataatgtgatttttttaatgaataaagggCTCAACTtttactgtgaaaaaaaaaaacccaaccaaccaaccaacgaGGCTTCCGCTTGGTGGAGGCAGGCAAGATTTTGTGCAACTGGACGCACCGGCAGCTCGCAGCATTTCTTACCTGCAGTAGAATTTCGAGCCGTCTTTAGCCAGGTAGCCGTCATAATGGGCATTTAGTAGGTCTCCCTTCTTGCTTGTCTTAGAGCAGTTTTCTGGACGATGCAAAACTTCTATTTTCACTTCTTCggtcctctcctctttcttttgtctctgagCAGTAAAAAGGCCCcacagataaaagaaaacaatgaatctGAATAAGAAATGCATGGTTTTTGGCATCGGCTCCAGCAGAACACTGCTCTCCCTCCCGCGTGTCACTCGCGCCCCGTGGATGTCCCCGCGGCCGAGTTCCGACGCGTGGCAGGCGTTGTCCTGCGTCACAAAGGACCGGGTCGGGGCCATAGACGCGGCCCCGCCCTCTCATGGCCCCAACCCCTCCGCCTCCCGCAGCGGGCTCTGCGCGGTTAACGCTGTTTCTAGCCCCTCGGGCTGGCTGTCCTCAGCCTCTGAGATCGCACCGCACACTCGCTCCGCTTCTTCTCGCTAAACCCGCATATTTTACAGCCGGTTTCCTCAGGGTTCGGTGACAGCATTcgcattttctaaaatgaaactgGCATAAGACGAAATAAACAGCCTGGAATGTCATAGAGTCAGGGAATATGGTTGTCATTTCTGGAAGCAAAAGGCTTCTAAGACCCCTAGGGAAAGAGCAGATAGATACTGGGGGGAGGGAGAGTCATGCTGGAAAAGGAGCGTAAAAAATAGGCTGGCGGTGGCTTTCTGGGTGCTTCTGGGGTGTCCTTGAAGCGCATTCTCAGGTCGGAGTCTTGCATTCAGAGGTTCCAGGCTGAGTCGCAAAACCTGAAGGCCAGCCCGACGCAACAAAACTGCGGTACCGCAACTCCTCTGCCTGGCTGCAGGCGTTTCTGAGAGCCGACCTACACGATTCAGCGTCCTCCGCTGGCTTGCATTTCTTTCCCCCGCCACTCGGGGCCGCCCTTGATTCGAGGGCCTCTGGTAGTGCGGGGAatgttct
Above is a genomic segment from Pongo pygmaeus isolate AG05252 chromosome 11, NHGRI_mPonPyg2-v2.0_pri, whole genome shotgun sequence containing:
- the FKBP7 gene encoding peptidyl-prolyl cis-trans isomerase FKBP7 isoform X1 gives rise to the protein MAPTRSFVTQDNACHASELGRGDIHGARVTRGRESSVLLEPMPKTMHFLFRFIVFFYLWGLFTAQRQKKEERTEEVKIEVLHRPENCSKTSKKGDLLNAHYDGYLAKDGSKFYCSRTQNEGHPKWFVLGVGQVIKGLDIAMTDMCPGEKRKVVIPPSFAYGKEGYAEGKIPPDATLIFEIELYAVTKGPRSTETFKQIDMDNDRQLSKAEINLYLQREFEKDEKPRDKSYQDAVLEDIFKKNDHDGDGFISPKEYNVYQHDEL
- the FKBP7 gene encoding peptidyl-prolyl cis-trans isomerase FKBP7 isoform X2 — protein: MAPTRSFVTQDNACHASELGRGDIHGARVTRGRESSVLLEPMPKTMHFLFRFIVFFYLWGLFTAQRQKKEERTEEVKIEVLHRPENCSKTSKKGDLLNAHYDGYLAKDGSKFYCSRTQNEGHPKWFVLGVGQVIKGLDIAMTDMCPGEKRKVVIPPSFAYGKEGYEGKIPPDATLIFEIELYAVTKGPRSTETFKQIDMDNDRQLSKAEINLYLQREFEKDEKPRDKSYQDAVLEDIFKKNDHDGDGFISPKEYNVYQHDEL
- the FKBP7 gene encoding peptidyl-prolyl cis-trans isomerase FKBP7 isoform X3, which gives rise to MAPTRSFVTQDNACHASELGRGDIHGARVTRGRESSVLLEPMPKTMHFLFRFIVFFYLWGLFTAQRQKKEERTEEVKIEVLHRPENCSKTSKKGDLLNAHYDGYLAKDGSKFYCSRTQNEGHPKWFVLGVGQVIKGLDIAMTDMCPGEKRKVVIPPSFAYGKEGYDKPLLAKGI